AAATCCACATGGCGATAAGAACCATCCGTTTTAGTATCCTGGATATTGCCATTTACCAAAGATTTGTAGATCAATAGTTGCCTGTTATCTAAATCGACATACTTCCACTGCAAACCGTCAATTTCACCCGTACGCAATCCAGTAAAAAATCGAACCGTATAGTAATTTTTGAAGTCATCTCGCACATATTTGATCAGCCTTTTAACCTCATCCATAGTGAAAGGATTTATCTCGGTACGTGGTACAGATAATTGCTTAATACCACGCCACGGAGACTCAAATTCAAAACGATCTGCGGCTTCTTCCACAATCATCTTAAGCGGTGAAAGAATATGATTGATTCTTGAGGAAGATAGTCTCTTTTTGGTCACTGGAGACTCTTCTGTAATTTTACGCCTGAAATCCATAATGTCTGCCTTTTGGATTTCATGAAGTTCACGCTCTCGCCAAACAGGCAAAAGATGCTTGTCCAATATTCCTCTGATGTTTTCAATCTGCGATTGTCGCCATTCTACTTGCTTCTCAGCAAACCAGATTTCAGCGAATACACCAAATAACATACGGTTACCAATTCGCTTAAATTTCTCCTGACGAATTAAGTTTTCAAACTTTTCCACCTTAGGGCTATCAGGAAAGTATCTGGAGTAATCGAATTTACCCAATTTGATTTCTGCCTCAATCATGCTGATTAGCTTTTCCAGGCGCTTACGATTTTGAGGGTTATCAAGATGGCTTGTCTGTTCTCTGCATCTAACTCCCTTGAAACGGAAGTCCACATATAACTTTCCATCTCTGGCATTAATAGCGCCCATATTTAGCCCACCAGTAATGTAAGAGGATCAGGCCCTTGATGCATTTCTTTTTCTATCTCTTCCCAAAGATACAGAATTTTGCGACCACCAAATGGCCTTACGTAATGAACACCTTCAAAGAAAACCGAATCCTTTAGTCTTTCCCTTACCGTTCTGACATCGTATTTAATTTTAGCGGCAAGCTCTTCCGCTGTAAGATAGGTGTATGACATAATACCTCCAAAAGTTAAATTATTAACTTTGCAACACATTTAATACCTACAGGAGTTACTTTACCACCATAAATACCTTCTGCAAGTATTTTTTATTATCTGGAGGGATTATTTTTGGTTAAGTGTCATTTGAGCCGAATTATGGGTGAGCGTAAAATTAAAGTTGCTGAGCTTTCCAGAGAGACAGGAATTAATAAAAACACGTTACATAGGATGTATAAGGAAACTGCTTCGAGAATTGAGCTAGATGTAGTAGAAACACTCTGCCGCCACCTTGATATAGGCATCGCAGATTTATATGAAATTACTGATGAATAAAATGGGGTTTGGTCACGGTGACCATTCCAAGAAGAGCAAGTGCTTATAGCCAAATATTATTTTTTCGCAAAAATTGGAATCTATTGGCAAAAACACCAAGTGATACCCGGCCTTTTGATACAAAAGTCACGGTTTGGTCACGACATGGTCACAAGCGATATATTGAGTTGCACTGGAATGTGCTGATATAAGAGATAAGGTATTGATTTTATTGACATGAATAGTGGCGGAGTGGACGGGACTCGAACCCGCGACCCCCGGCGTGACAGGCCGGTATTCTAACCAACTGAACTACCACTCCGCATTATTCATTTCAGAAATCTTGTTAGGAACAAGGAATTATCTGAATTTTGCAGATGAAATATAACTTTAAAAGTGGCGGAGTGGACGGGACTCGAACCCGCGACCCCCGGCGTGACAGGCCGGTATTCTAACCAACTGAACTACCACTCCGCATTATTTTAAAGTTTTCAAGAAGTTAAGAAGATACTCTTGTATTTCTTTGAACCCCTCGTCCACCGCGGCGCAGATAATACGGCGATGGCAGAAATGAGTCAACAGCTTTTTTTGAAAAAGTCGTTCGTTAGCTTTATTTATGCGCGAATTGTTCAAAGTTTGCTTTGTTCAAACAAAAATTCAACAAACTTAAGGCTTATATCCATAAATCAGCCAAGTTTTTAGCGTTAAGCCTTCTCTTTCTTCTTACCAGACTTGCCAGGTTTTGCTTTTGGCAACTTACTCATTAACCCTTTCATCGAGTTAAGCATTCCGGAAAAATCCATCTTAGGCATACTCAATGTCTTATTGGCAGTCTTATTATTTGGTTTCTTGCTTGATGAACCCGTTTTTTTTCTGGAAACGATAAACCAAATAACGCCCGCACCAATAATAATAATCCCCAGATTAATACCAATGATAAGCTTCACCAATGTACTGGTTGACATAGAATCATCTTCAACAACGGGCTGATTAATACGTTTCATTTCTTGCAAGGCTAGCGCCTCTGCACTTAAGGCATCTTCAGGAATACTTTCAATCTGTTTTGGAGGCGCACCAGCAGGCAATTCAGGTTCTTCTGCAAAGAAAGTAAATTCAGGAACATCTAAAATAAAGTCGCGTCCATCGATTGTATTGCCATAGGCTGTTAATTTGACCCTAAAAATACCGTACTCAAAATTAACAACATCATAGGTGCGAACATCGTTTGAAACCCGGGTAATTGAAAAATTCTGCACATCACCATTGGGATATCGGATTTTTCCGTCTACCAACAAACTTCCCATATCTACCATTTCCCGATCCGCATCCACCATTAATTTATGATAACCGGAGCCGGTATCATCCAGTTTGACATCAACTTTAATGGGATTTTCATGCAAAATGATAGGTTCACTGACCTGCTCCCGAGTAAACATGGGAGTCGATACGGTGAAAATGGGTTTCCATTCGCCTGCAGGTATGGTCAAGTTAAACTGACCGGTAAAAGTGCCGTCCAACGGACGTTCATCCATGCCTTTACCATTATCTTCAAAGGTGGCAATGGTCTGAGTTTGAGCACCAAAATTATTAAAGTTAGGGTTATTGGTACTAACAAATTCCATGTTTAACTTAACGACGTCGCGAAACTCAGCATAATCAATAGGCTTGCCGCCATTAGTCAAATAGGCCGTTTGCTTAAGAATCTCACCCGAAAATAGAACGGTAGGCAGTGGTTCAGCCTGCAATTCAATATCACTGAGCACCATAACGCGACTACCGGGCAAGATCTGCCCTACCGCTTGCCAAGGCCCCGGTGTTGGATTTTTCATGCGTATCATGTCGTAGGTAGTTGAGTCATACCATTCAACATCATTCTCTTC
Above is a window of Paraneptunicella aestuarii DNA encoding:
- a CDS encoding Arm DNA-binding domain-containing protein; translated protein: MGAINARDGKLYVDFRFKGVRCREQTSHLDNPQNRKRLEKLISMIEAEIKLGKFDYSRYFPDSPKVEKFENLIRQEKFKRIGNRMLFGVFAEIWFAEKQVEWRQSQIENIRGILDKHLLPVWRERELHEIQKADIMDFRRKITEESPVTKKRLSSSRINHILSPLKMIVEEAADRFEFESPWRGIKQLSVPRTEINPFTMDEVKRLIKYVRDDFKNYYTVRFFTGLRTGEIDGLQWKYVDLDNRQLLIYKSLVNGNIQDTKTDGSYRHVDLSEPVIEALKAQRAMTANRSGFVFCSATGTPLQHRNVTKRVWYPLLRRLNILERNPYQSRHTTATLWLAAGESPEWIAKQLGHTSTAMLFRVYSRYVPNLTRKDGSAFEKLLTDF
- a CDS encoding helix-turn-helix domain-containing protein; the encoded protein is MGERKIKVAELSRETGINKNTLHRMYKETASRIELDVVETLCRHLDIGIADLYEITDE
- a CDS encoding TIGR03503 family protein — translated: MSRVIYLFAILLTLGAFAQESDQEYNANKQKTAVEQVDTTPLREIGSEYHNGIRLLQNRFRIDYKVDEITMVFFRKFGSAPIVLVRPDGSKIFLSQAEENDVEWYDSTTYDMIRMKNPTPGPWQAVGQILPGSRVMVLSDIELQAEPLPTVLFSGEILKQTAYLTNGGKPIDYAEFRDVVKLNMEFVSTNNPNFNNFGAQTQTIATFEDNGKGMDERPLDGTFTGQFNLTIPAGEWKPIFTVSTPMFTREQVSEPIILHENPIKVDVKLDDTGSGYHKLMVDADREMVDMGSLLVDGKIRYPNGDVQNFSITRVSNDVRTYDVVNFEYGIFRVKLTAYGNTIDGRDFILDVPEFTFFAEEPELPAGAPPKQIESIPEDALSAEALALQEMKRINQPVVEDDSMSTSTLVKLIIGINLGIIIIGAGVIWFIVSRKKTGSSSKKPNNKTANKTLSMPKMDFSGMLNSMKGLMSKLPKAKPGKSGKKKEKA